The proteins below are encoded in one region of Belonocnema kinseyi isolate 2016_QV_RU_SX_M_011 chromosome 5, B_treatae_v1, whole genome shotgun sequence:
- the LOC117173091 gene encoding ethanolamine kinase 1 isoform X2, with protein MDTLHVEPHIDIIIEEDEVIKGATEIVKIIRPSWPADQLLFKEFKDGITNKLVGLWYPDHYNEMILIRVYGHKTDLFIDRKAEIRNIRILNKAGYTHSIYATFNNGLAYEFIEGETLTIKTVRNPSVYQLVAKRMAQMHRLKPIHPEMCQKPFIWSKTEAFLSFVPKDFSNREKQIKFEKTVKPFAVLKEEYNFLKEKCSQSGSPVVYAHNDLLLGNILYDEKKNSVTFIDFEYTAYNYQAFDIANHFAEFVGTDHPDYSLYPDKNLQKAWLKIYLEAYNKTDNIMEEDVDQLYREVDEFVLLAHFFWGCWALIQSEHSHIDFDFLEYAAMRFDEYFKRKSKLGF; from the exons ATGGACACCCTCCATGTAGAACCTCATATTGATATCATCATTGAAGAGGACGAGGTTATAAAAGGAGCGAcggaaattgtcaaaattatcagGCCGTCCTGGCCTGCTGATCAGTTGTTATTCAAG GAATTTAAAGATGGAATAACAAACAAACTCGTGGGATTATGGTATCCAGATCACTACAACGAGATGATACTAATTCGAGTTTATGGGCACAAAACCGATTTATTCATCGATCGAAAAGCTGAGATTAGAAATATCCGT aTTCTGAATAAAGCAGGATACACGCATTCAATTTATGCAACATTTAATAACGGCCTCGCTTATGAATTTATTGAAGGTGAAACTCTCACCATCAAGACAGTTAGGAATCCAAGTGTTTATCAACTGGTAGCGAAGCGCATGGCTCAAATGCATAGACTCAAGCCGATTCATCCTGAAATGTGCCAAAAGCCTTTCATTTGGTCCAAAACTGAAGCTTTTTTAAGCTTCGTACCGAAGGATTTTTCCAATCGGGAAAAACAGATAAA ATTCGAAAAGACAGTCAAGCCCTTTGCAGTTTTGAAAGAGGAGTACAATTTCCtgaaagaaaaatgttctcaaagcGGAAGTCCTGTTGTTTATGCTCACAATGATCTTCTGCTTGGAAATATTCTTTACGATGAGAAGAAAAATTCAGTGACCTTTATTGACTTCGAATACACAGCCTACAATTACCAGGCCTTTGATATCGCAAATCACTTTGCTGAGTTTGTAG GAACCGATCATCCAGACTATTCTCTTTACCCAgataaaaatctacaaaaagcgTGGCTGAAGATTTATTTAGAGGCTTACAATAAAACAGATAACATAATGGAGGAAGATGTCGATCAACTTTATAGAGAAGTTGACGAATTTGTTCTcctcgcacactttttttgggGATGCTGGGCTCTCATTCAAAGCGAACACTCTCACATTGATTTCGATTTCTTAGA ATACGCAGCAATGAGATTTGACGAGTACTTCAAAAGGAAAAGCAAATTAGGTTTCTGA
- the LOC117173091 gene encoding ethanolamine kinase 1 isoform X1, with product MDTLHVEPHIDIIIEEDEVIKGATEIVKIIRPSWPADQLLFKEFKDGITNKLVGLWYPDHYNEMILIRVYGHKTDLFIDRKAEIRNIRILNKAGYTHSIYATFNNGLAYEFIEGETLTIKTVRNPSVYQLVAKRMAQMHRLKPIHPEMCQKPFIWSKTEAFLSFVPKDFSNREKQIKKCFNLYRFEKTVKPFAVLKEEYNFLKEKCSQSGSPVVYAHNDLLLGNILYDEKKNSVTFIDFEYTAYNYQAFDIANHFAEFVGTDHPDYSLYPDKNLQKAWLKIYLEAYNKTDNIMEEDVDQLYREVDEFVLLAHFFWGCWALIQSEHSHIDFDFLEYAAMRFDEYFKRKSKLGF from the exons ATGGACACCCTCCATGTAGAACCTCATATTGATATCATCATTGAAGAGGACGAGGTTATAAAAGGAGCGAcggaaattgtcaaaattatcagGCCGTCCTGGCCTGCTGATCAGTTGTTATTCAAG GAATTTAAAGATGGAATAACAAACAAACTCGTGGGATTATGGTATCCAGATCACTACAACGAGATGATACTAATTCGAGTTTATGGGCACAAAACCGATTTATTCATCGATCGAAAAGCTGAGATTAGAAATATCCGT aTTCTGAATAAAGCAGGATACACGCATTCAATTTATGCAACATTTAATAACGGCCTCGCTTATGAATTTATTGAAGGTGAAACTCTCACCATCAAGACAGTTAGGAATCCAAGTGTTTATCAACTGGTAGCGAAGCGCATGGCTCAAATGCATAGACTCAAGCCGATTCATCCTGAAATGTGCCAAAAGCCTTTCATTTGGTCCAAAACTGAAGCTTTTTTAAGCTTCGTACCGAAGGATTTTTCCAATCGGGAAAAACAGATAAA aAAATGTTTTAACCTCTATAGATTCGAAAAGACAGTCAAGCCCTTTGCAGTTTTGAAAGAGGAGTACAATTTCCtgaaagaaaaatgttctcaaagcGGAAGTCCTGTTGTTTATGCTCACAATGATCTTCTGCTTGGAAATATTCTTTACGATGAGAAGAAAAATTCAGTGACCTTTATTGACTTCGAATACACAGCCTACAATTACCAGGCCTTTGATATCGCAAATCACTTTGCTGAGTTTGTAG GAACCGATCATCCAGACTATTCTCTTTACCCAgataaaaatctacaaaaagcgTGGCTGAAGATTTATTTAGAGGCTTACAATAAAACAGATAACATAATGGAGGAAGATGTCGATCAACTTTATAGAGAAGTTGACGAATTTGTTCTcctcgcacactttttttgggGATGCTGGGCTCTCATTCAAAGCGAACACTCTCACATTGATTTCGATTTCTTAGA ATACGCAGCAATGAGATTTGACGAGTACTTCAAAAGGAAAAGCAAATTAGGTTTCTGA